Genomic DNA from Oncorhynchus clarkii lewisi isolate Uvic-CL-2024 chromosome 28, UVic_Ocla_1.0, whole genome shotgun sequence:
CAAGGAGATGACGGATATGATCATGATCAAAAAGAATGTTCAAAATAATTGGGTATGTGCAAACTTTAGATTGCTTACACAGCCCAACAGTGACATCTATGGATTCCCAccaaaaatacatttacataacctttacattttagtaatttagcagacacttttatccagagcgacttacagttagtgcatgaATCTTAAGAGACAACTAAGAGACAACTACATATCACATTCGTAGAAAGTACATTTTTTAATTCAGCAAAGTTAGTGCTATGATTTTTGGTCCTAGTCTATTCCTGAAATATCAGGTATAGCAACCCTATCCTTGTAATAAACCAGGAAATGATGACAACTCCTCTCCCATCAGAAAATTAAGCATAGTTCTATCATATTTCACCTTACACACAGGTCTTGTCTGGGCGGGGTCAAAGTTTGCCACAAGCGCCAGGCGCTTCAGGACATGGCGAGGCCTCTTAAGCAGTGGCTGTACAAACACAAGGAAAACCCCTACCCCACCAAGACAGAGAAGGTCCTGCTCGCCCTGGGGTCCCACATGACTTTAGTACAGGTGAGCGGAGGCAAACCACACACCCCTCAAAGCAAGGTATGGGTTTGGTCACATGGATACTACCATGGACGAAAAAAGCAGAAGCTAGTCAGACATTTTGTTAGCTGACAAGTTGAAGTTCTGAAATTCATCAAATTAATGttccttttttcattttttttatgctTATGTTGCAGGTCTCAAACTGGTTTGCCAATGCCCGGCGGAGGTTGAAGAACACAGTGAGTCAGCCAGACTTAAGTTGGGCTCTACGGATCAAACTCTACAATAAATACATCCAGGGCAACGCTGAGAGAATGAGTGTCAGCAGTGAAGACACCAACTCTGAGGGTAAGAGAGACTGAGGGTAGGCTAAGCAGGGTTATAGCTGGGGATGTAACCTCAAACATTCTAAGTGTTTGTTTTAACACTCCCCAAGTGTCTATAGTGTCCCATACCACACAGAGTTAATGTTACACTTTTTTCATTTCTGTAACTCTGAAAAAGTAGAAAATGAACACCAGCCATTCAACAAAAAATTCACTCTACAATAACACTGAAGGGTGTGAAtttatgcagtggtggaaaaagtactaagttgtcatacttgagtaaaagtaaagataccttaatagaaaatgactcaagtaaaagtaaaactcacccagtaaaatactaattgagtaaaagtctaaaagtatttggttttaaaaattcttaagtatcaaaagtaaatggaattgctaaaatgtacttaagtatcaaaagtaaaagtataaactatttcaaattccttatattaagcaaaccagacagcacaatgttctttattttattgatggatagccagggtcacactcactcagacatattttacaaacaaagaatttgtgtttagtgagtctgccagatcagatgcagtagggatgaccagggacattctcttgataagtgtgtgaatttaacAATTTTcctttcaaaatgtaacgagtacttttgagtgtcagggaaaatatttggagtaaaaagtacaatattttatttcagaatggagtgaagtaaaagtaaaagttgccagaaatataaatagtaaagtaaagtacagatacccccaaaaatacgtaagtagtactttaaagtatttttacttaggtactttacaccactgaatttATGTTATGCGAAATGAACTCTCTGTGTATTTTTTTTACTAATAGAGTTGCTGACCTTTTAACACTGCAGTTGAAACTTAAAAATGTATGTTTGAGATGTTCAGCCTCTTTTGGAGACCAAAGGCAGTTGATGGAGGACcaacattattattatatatttttttttgtttgttgcagaTGATGAGTGTCACTTACAAACTCCAGCTAGCCAACCAGAGCTCTCCAGGCCCTCACTTAAGAGTGTCATCAAACAGGAGAACAGGACTGATCCTGCCTTCAGTGACGACAATGTCGCTCCACCCCCCAAGTACAAGAGCAGCTTGCTGAACCGGTACATTAACGACACCCTACGACACGTGATGGCAACCCCTGATGACGTCACAAAGTCCCACCTGAGAAACCACTCAGGGTCGTTCAGCTCCAACGAGTGTGACGACGAACTCGTATCGCCTTCTTCCTCTGAGGCAGAGACAAACTCTCTCTACCATATGGGTAAGGGATTTCTTATTCTTTGGAGACACTTTACTTGAAATGCTGAACAAAGTCTACAGAACGCTGCCATATGCAGGATATAAGAGATGTCATATGCAGACATACTAGCTAACGTACTGTAGCTTTACAACGACTGGACTCGGTTGTGGATCAGTGACATGGCACTAGCTTACTTCAAGGGTTAATGGTAGAATATGCAGAAAtagctccaccatttcctggttgctaaaattcgaatagtttGGCTAATTTTAGTTTacgtgacaaaacaagcagtcattatgtagagaatcattgtatcgtctaaaccagggatgggcaacatcAGTTAATTTTGTACAATTCTGCACAATTTGCCATGGAGTTTAGAGAACATTTAGCTATTTTACAGCAAGTTTGctgcatttctacacattttgctatggggcggagagaagatttagcaattttataacAAATTTTATGCAATTTTGCACATTTTGAGGCGGAGGCATAGCCATGGGAAGATATTGTGCATAGGAGGGTGCTCTGAGGAGTAGCCTAAGCATAGGAAAAGATTTGGTAACAGTATCACTGCAGCCTAGAGTAAATGGAATTACATTTGCCAAAAATATAGAATTACTCCTGCCTACTGTGTACAGAAATAAAATTATTCAAAATACTTCACCAGAGAGCATGACTTCATTAGCTTATTTTAAAGCTTTATTGTTTCAAACCTCAAGCGTGTAGGCCTATGCCTAGAGGACCTCAATTTGGGCAGCGCGAGTGGCAATAGGTCTAGCTGATTATTGAGATGCGGCTGTCAGTGAAACACAATGCATCTAAAATAtgtgaagataatgtgtcttCAGTATAATTGGaaatgttgagacaagaagaaggggaggggtgtgtgtggcaAAGATATAGGCaagtgtctctccagaatggctcaGCTGTCTCCTGACAGTTCTTGCACAATATTGTTTTTTGCTAATTGTTTTCCCTTTGAATGTTTATTTTCATAAATTCCCCATCACACGTCACCAGTAGTAAATTTATCGTTAATCCCCGTAATTTGTTAGattaatttctgttaatgcatggaTTAAACCTCTCTAGGATAGTGGGACAGTCGCATCTCACTTgaccaaaagccagggaaaatgcagagcgccagattcaaataaaattatataaaaatcgaactttcattaaatcacacatgtaagatactaaattaaagctacactcgttgtgaatccagccaacatgtcagatttttaaaaggcttttcggcgaaagcataagatgctacTATCTGATgacagcacaacagtaaacaaagagagtagcatatttcaaccctgcaggtgctacacaaaacgcagaaataaaatagaaatcatgccttacctttgacgagcttcttttgttggcactccaatatgtcccataaacatcacaaatggtccttttgtttgattaattccatccatatatatccacaatgtccatttatttggcgcttttgatccagaaaaaaacagcttccaatttgcacaaagtcactacaaaatatctcaaaagttacctgtaaactttgccaaaacatttaaaaatacttttgtaatacaactttaggtatttttaaaagttaataatcgatcaaattgaagacgggtctatctgttttcaatagaggacgagaggaaactaacgctacttttcaagtcttgcccaACTCTCAACAGCGTTACCCTTTTCCAAGATGGCCGTatttcttcattgcacaaaggaataacctcaaccaaattccaaagactggtgacatccagtggaagcagtaggaactgcaaacaattgcctaagaaatatcgtttccccATGCGAACCCAATGAAcagacagtgacctcaaaaataaataattctgaatggttagtcctcagggttttgcctgctacataagttatgttatactcacagacatgatttaaacagttttagaaagttcagtgttttctatccaaatctactaataatttgcatatcttatattcttggcatgagtagcaggaagttgtaattgggcacgctatttatccaaaagtgaaaatgctgccccctatcctaaaGAGGTTTTATTTAGGCCTACAGTCATTTACTGTGAAGTTGGAGTGAAAGCGTCACAACCTGCTACACTTCtgagaaacaagttttgttttatttcattcCATGATTTACGAGTTTTGTCAATGTTTTCATTGCATTTTGTTTGAAGCGCTCCATGTGAGCAATGAGCACATATCTGTTTTTTCTATCCTCTTAATGTTGTTCTAGCGTGCGAGCATTAGCACACATAGGCTAACTGGATGTctgatttctgattgtcttaactcaccaccgCTAAAAAGCTGAGCTTCTCagtaattttttaaataaagttagtttaaaaaaaatgcatccATTGTGAACAATATTTCCTCacagtatttgaaaaatctttccaacactctcCCCCTCAATAATCACCAGGCTTCGCTTTGAAAGACCAAAACGTCATGCTCTGAGTATCCCATATATCCAGTGGAAACCTCATAAATTAGCCTACCTGAACACGTTTCCTTTTGCGCAaaaacagctgtgtctgtccagaGCTCACTGGTGTGGAAACTCTTAGGGTCCAGAATAGGCTAGTTGATATAAAGTTTGCAAGCTTAGGGCTGGACCTTCATATGCAGTCATTGGGCTGGATCCAGTAAGACAGATAGAAAGGTGACAGACAGGCGGAGTATAGAGAGATAAAAGTACCTGCATTTTCATCCGGATATTTTACGTTTTTATTTGTCAGATTTATGTATTTTTACTTAGTTAACAATAgaagttataggcctactgctaCATTGGCCTAGGCTGTCTCATTTATTTAGCTGCCAATGGCTCATGGTGAACCAATGTGTCCATATTGCAGAGGTTGGTGCTCTCGCATTGGTGGCATTTTAACTTTTAGATGTTTATCATTTTTATTCCGATTTGTATTATTAACCAAGTGAAAATTATTTTGAGAAACAAAAAGCACAGATATAGcatacatagaacagatctaccgcttcatagacttgctttcaatgagaatgacatatctataactcacatttctacgtAAATATGGTTTTgtcgcccaaaaagttatattGCAGCTTTTAAGATTTGCCGCTTTAGGTTTGCAGAACTTCTGTTCATTCAGTTGGTCTTATCGGTCAATGTTGAAAGCTTTGACAAGACACAACTAGGTTAGAGGGAGATATGTTTGACACTTGGGTGCACTTCAGGACCTGAAGTTAGGAGCACTGCCCTAAATCAGGTTGACAACTCTAAACTCCAGAAAGGTCCTGGAACCAAAGCAACAGCTAATAAGAACTTGTGCTGACATCTAAATACATTGCTTATAAAATCCTTGATCTTGTTTAGCCAAAGACAAAGTAGTAGACTACTTCATTGGTCCAATGATTTCCATGATCCATATTCTAGTGTGTTGTTTCCTTGCCATGGTGGAAAATAGCAGATCTCAGGGTCAATTACAGAATGTCTGAGATTTTATTGTCCCCAAGGTGAGACATGAGGACCTTTGCCAAAGTTTCTGGTACAAATGGCGTTTCAATGTGGATTTTTGCTTAGACCCTGTTACTAAAGCACCACAGACTTGCTTCTGGAAGTTCAAATAATTATATCCACACTCAAAGTTGCAAGTACAGTTTCTCAAATTGGTTTATAAAAacattacagtatatatcacATACATTTCTTACCTCATTAGCCTATGTCACAAAATACCTATT
This window encodes:
- the LOC139387544 gene encoding homeobox protein Mohawk-like codes for the protein MNNIVVKRSNQLNILEERRRNGVDCLVTDRQHTDSQPCQQAIEDNPVVKYRRYGSCLGGVKVCHKRQALQDMARPLKQWLYKHKENPYPTKTEKVLLALGSHMTLVQVSNWFANARRRLKNTVSQPDLSWALRIKLYNKYIQGNAERMSVSSEDTNSEDDECHLQTPASQPELSRPSLKSVIKQENRTDPAFSDDNVAPPPKYKSSLLNRYINDTLRHVMATPDDVTKSHLRNHSGSFSSNECDDELVSPSSSEAETNSLYHMDTVNYASTRCDSEGKSERGQRREEAEWREIHAAIALTNLAQGQCCATGTTTTSCIIQKSSHISEIKTVKVSVPNNV